Proteins from a genomic interval of Zingiber officinale cultivar Zhangliang chromosome 2A, Zo_v1.1, whole genome shotgun sequence:
- the LOC122043255 gene encoding exonuclease 1-like isoform X3 → MSNTQSSPVDQDDKDGSGPEGHVTEPAMETMEDKFLNPIQKQDENRLTVHGGFTGPQISSSRCKPFLTSHKEKTSHQATSVVNETRVSTNRKVIVRSSYFKHKPSDVNSLHRPNDGATNGNENNDCIPGGYPVKKRKLSEDNENQPPILVMNQENLPSSNARISVHHGEDNQVSRLNNNGAMVREGGKFGCDISHVNNYTTVAERSMDRFAALMSSFRYTQSSARASVLRAPLKDVQNSSSSASL, encoded by the exons ATGAGCAATACTCAAAGCAGTCCAGTTGATCAAGATGACAAGGATGGCTCTGGTCCTGAAGGTCATGTTACAGAACCAGCAATGGAAACG ATGGAAGATAAGTTCCTCAATCCAATCCAGAAACAGGACGAAAATAGGCTAACTGTACATg GTGGCTTTACAGGTCCGCAAATTTCCTCCTCCAGATGTAAGCCATTTTTAACATCACACAAGGAAAAGACGTCCCACCAGGCAACGTCTGTGGTCAACGAGACAAGAGTGTCTACAAACAGAAAAGTCATTGTGAGAAGCTCATACTTCAAGCATAAGCCATCAGATGTCAATAGTCTCCATCGACCCAATGATGGTGCCACAAATGGTAATGAAAATAACGATTGTATTCCTGGTGGCTACCCTGTCAAGAAAAGAAAACTATCTGAGGACAACGAAAATCAGCCACCCATCTTAGTAATGAATCAGGAAAATCTGCCATCAAGTAATGCGAGGATTTCAGTTCATCATGGAGAAG ATAATCAAGTGTCTCGTTTGAACAACAATGGCGCCATGGTAAGGGAAGGAGGAAAATTCGGTTGTGACATTTCACATGTGAACAACTACACAACTGTAGCGGAGAGATCAATGGACAGATTTGCAGCGCTCATGTCATCTTTCAGATACACTCAATCAAGTGCCCGTGCAAGTGTCCTCCGTGCACCTCTAAAAGACGTTCAAAATTCTTCTTCCTCTGCAAG tttataa
- the LOC122043255 gene encoding exonuclease 1-like isoform X2: MSNTQSSPVDQDDKDGSGPEGHVTEPAMETMEDKFLNPIQKQDENRLTVHGPQISSSRCKPFLTSHKEKTSHQATSVVNETRVSTNRKVIVRSSYFKHKPSDVNSLHRPNDGATNGNENNDCIPGGYPVKKRKLSEDNENQPPILVMNQENLPSSNARISVHHGEDNQVSRLNNNGAMVREGGKFGCDISHVNNYTTVAERSMDRFAALMSSFRYTQSSARASVLRAPLKDVQNSSSSARRKAVPIAIEEFTYTFQK, from the exons ATGAGCAATACTCAAAGCAGTCCAGTTGATCAAGATGACAAGGATGGCTCTGGTCCTGAAGGTCATGTTACAGAACCAGCAATGGAAACG ATGGAAGATAAGTTCCTCAATCCAATCCAGAAACAGGACGAAAATAGGCTAACTGTACATg GTCCGCAAATTTCCTCCTCCAGATGTAAGCCATTTTTAACATCACACAAGGAAAAGACGTCCCACCAGGCAACGTCTGTGGTCAACGAGACAAGAGTGTCTACAAACAGAAAAGTCATTGTGAGAAGCTCATACTTCAAGCATAAGCCATCAGATGTCAATAGTCTCCATCGACCCAATGATGGTGCCACAAATGGTAATGAAAATAACGATTGTATTCCTGGTGGCTACCCTGTCAAGAAAAGAAAACTATCTGAGGACAACGAAAATCAGCCACCCATCTTAGTAATGAATCAGGAAAATCTGCCATCAAGTAATGCGAGGATTTCAGTTCATCATGGAGAAG ATAATCAAGTGTCTCGTTTGAACAACAATGGCGCCATGGTAAGGGAAGGAGGAAAATTCGGTTGTGACATTTCACATGTGAACAACTACACAACTGTAGCGGAGAGATCAATGGACAGATTTGCAGCGCTCATGTCATCTTTCAGATACACTCAATCAAGTGCCCGTGCAAGTGTCCTCCGTGCACCTCTAAAAGACGTTCAAAATTCTTCTTCCTCTGCAAG GAGGAAAGCTGTGCCCATTGCCATTGAAGAATTCACATATACATTCCAAAAATAA
- the LOC122043255 gene encoding exonuclease 1-like isoform X1, whose product MSNTQSSPVDQDDKDGSGPEGHVTEPAMETMEDKFLNPIQKQDENRLTVHGGFTGPQISSSRCKPFLTSHKEKTSHQATSVVNETRVSTNRKVIVRSSYFKHKPSDVNSLHRPNDGATNGNENNDCIPGGYPVKKRKLSEDNENQPPILVMNQENLPSSNARISVHHGEDNQVSRLNNNGAMVREGGKFGCDISHVNNYTTVAERSMDRFAALMSSFRYTQSSARASVLRAPLKDVQNSSSSARRKAVPIAIEEFTYTFQK is encoded by the exons ATGAGCAATACTCAAAGCAGTCCAGTTGATCAAGATGACAAGGATGGCTCTGGTCCTGAAGGTCATGTTACAGAACCAGCAATGGAAACG ATGGAAGATAAGTTCCTCAATCCAATCCAGAAACAGGACGAAAATAGGCTAACTGTACATg GTGGCTTTACAGGTCCGCAAATTTCCTCCTCCAGATGTAAGCCATTTTTAACATCACACAAGGAAAAGACGTCCCACCAGGCAACGTCTGTGGTCAACGAGACAAGAGTGTCTACAAACAGAAAAGTCATTGTGAGAAGCTCATACTTCAAGCATAAGCCATCAGATGTCAATAGTCTCCATCGACCCAATGATGGTGCCACAAATGGTAATGAAAATAACGATTGTATTCCTGGTGGCTACCCTGTCAAGAAAAGAAAACTATCTGAGGACAACGAAAATCAGCCACCCATCTTAGTAATGAATCAGGAAAATCTGCCATCAAGTAATGCGAGGATTTCAGTTCATCATGGAGAAG ATAATCAAGTGTCTCGTTTGAACAACAATGGCGCCATGGTAAGGGAAGGAGGAAAATTCGGTTGTGACATTTCACATGTGAACAACTACACAACTGTAGCGGAGAGATCAATGGACAGATTTGCAGCGCTCATGTCATCTTTCAGATACACTCAATCAAGTGCCCGTGCAAGTGTCCTCCGTGCACCTCTAAAAGACGTTCAAAATTCTTCTTCCTCTGCAAG GAGGAAAGCTGTGCCCATTGCCATTGAAGAATTCACATATACATTCCAAAAATAA